A DNA window from Setaria viridis chromosome 2, Setaria_viridis_v4.0, whole genome shotgun sequence contains the following coding sequences:
- the LOC117845392 gene encoding uncharacterized protein yields the protein MGAGPDAAGWTAEDDVLLKNAVEAGASLESLAKGAVCFSHKFTLQELQDRWYSLLYDSETSAQASARMAKYEMDLSVSDPAKAMKLFHSKAKCFSLCKRKIDSVKNKYYAMRKRVCHEPCLPADFGHVIAPCSCNPTDGGGCACGGHHLVHTVDPSAAVGSDYGFTGGSYSERKHVHYNGKGQYSFHTEQSDGSMVLDESLHGHSDADQLYGYDDTQKNSQTSGSNIISSDNRSDLSDQFDNGAKGSKALPGIDQDQDGKKHGQFSGNSTGGLPKPGSIKEISPKWRSQEPSVLTWSMVLGVNSPDLLTDMGVLEPKTLMLCDVKKMKTNVSDALASQSQANLDSLIPDSGSGSAVASEGGFMHSHLKGFSQKEDLEVLSGGLFSDSAVDTNQKDSGLHTFDATKYANHIDPVQRKQSVADVSEADTIPASSGMLYPEHNAKCVLNTEDSEIPFSDHIFIPCQSSLEPTSSMDQDSQHGTCLVLAKLINMENAQPSSPSPLVNLESGILEKNTMVSLNEGCIMGNEPRGLHGDFGGNNANMCVSALHSVDGDEEAAYGFVKHEYCDNLHNVTLNKSIQGPGQMNGEFLSDKPKIGCETAIKSCQLSDAFPDTEFDNPIGTISTLSQAEGSDSESSVPNYFDLEALILDQDLIPWDQESDFIQPEVSRFQYPESRKDLIRLEKGACSHINRSIMSKGAFAILYGQHLKCYIRDPEVTLGRQTGEVHVDIDLGKEGKANKISRRQAVIKMDDGGSFCIKNIGKCSIFVNSKEVPFNKRISLISDSLLEIRNMKFIFHVNHDAVKQHIARTRRGRSRGEITAFDWNQNP from the exons aTGGGGGCTGGCCCGGATGCGGCGGGATGGACCGCCGAGGACGACGTCCTCCTGAAGAACGCCGTCGAG GCTGGTGCCTCGTTGGAATCGTTGGCTAAAGGAGCTGTATGCTTCTCCCATAAATTCACTCTTCAAGAATTGCAGGATCGCTGGTATTCATTGCTATATGACTCGGAGACCTCAGCACAAGCATCTGCTCGCATGGCCAAGTATGAGATGGACCTTTCAGTCTCCGATCCTGCTAAAGCAATGAAGCTCTTCCACTCAAAGGCAAAATGCTTTTCCCTGTGCAAGCGGAAAATAGATAGTGTAAAGAATAAGTACTACGCAATGAGAAAGAGAGTTTGCCATGAACCATGTTTGCCTGCTGATTTTGGTCATGTTATTGCACCCTGCTCATGTAATCCTACTGATGGTGGTGGTTGTGCATGTGGAGGCCATCATTTGGTTCACACAGTTGATCCATCAGCAGCTGTTGGAAGTGACTATGGGTTTACGGGTGGAAGCTATTCTGAGAGAAAGCATGTACATTACAATGGTAAAGGACAATACTCATTCCATACAGAGCAATCTGATGGCAGCATGGTACTGGATGAAAGCCTGCATGGCCATTCAGATGCAGACCAATTATATGGATATGATGACACGCAGAAGAATTCTCAGACCAGTGGAAGTAATATAATCTCTTCAGATAATAGATCAGATCTTAGTGATCAGTTTGACAATGGAGCGAAAGGATCAAAGGCTCTACCGGGCATTGATCAAGATCAAGATGGTAAAAAGCATGGCCAATTTTCTGGGAACAGCACAGGAGGATTACCTAAGCCTGGCTCAATCAAAGAAATTAGTCCAAAGTGGCGTTCTCAGGAGCCCAGTGTTCTTACTTGGAGTATGGTTCTGGGTGTTAATTCACCTGATTTGCTGACAGATATGGGTGTGCTTGAACCAAAAACTCTTATGCTTTGTGATGTcaagaaaatgaaaacaaatgtcAGTGATGCACTTGCATCTCAGTCTCAGGCAAATTTAGATAGTCTAATACCTGATTCTGGTTCAGGGAGTGCAGTGGCATCAGAAGGTGGATTCATGCATTCCCATCTAAAGGGTTTCAGTCAGAAAGAAGACCTTGAGGTCCTCAGTGGTGGACTTTTTTCAGATTCTGCAGTGGACACAAATCAGAAAGATTCAGGGCTCCATACCTTTGATGCAACCAAATATGCTAACCACATAGATCCTGTTCAAAGGAAACAAAGTGTGGCAGATGTTTCTGAAGCGGACACTATACCTGCTTCATCGGGAATGCTTTATCCTGAACATAATGCCAAGTGCGTGTTGAACACAGAAGATTCTGAAATCCCTTTCAGTGATcatatatttataccctgtcaGTCCTCTTTAGAACCCACCTCCTCCATGGACCAGGATTCTCAGCACGGTACATGTTTGGTTCTGGCTAAACTTATAAATATGGAAAATGCCCAACCTtcatcaccatcaccactaGTAAATCTGGAATCAGGCATCCTAGAGAAAAATACAATGGTGTCTCTTAATGAAGGTTGTATTATGGGAAATGAGCCACGGGGCCTGCATGGTGATTTTGGTGGTAACAATGCAAACATGTGTGTTTCAGCTCTGCATTCTGTTGATGGAGATGAAGAAGCAGCTTATGGTTTTGTTAAACATGAGTATTGTGATAATTTGCATAATGTGACTTTGAACAAGTCAATTCAAGGGCCCGGTCAAATGAATGGCGAGTTTCTTTCTGATAAACCCAAAATAGGCTGTGAAACTGCTATCAAAAGCTGTCAGTTGTCTGATGCATTTCCAGATACAGAATTTGATAATCCCATTGGAACTATTTCAACTTTGAGCCAAGCAGAAGGATCTGACAGTGAAAGTAGCGTTCCAAACTATTTTGACCTAGAAGCATTG ATACTTGATCAGGACCTGATTCCGTGGGATCAAGAATCTGACTTCATCCAACCGGAAG TTTCAAGGTTTCAGTATCCTGAAAGCAGGAAGGATCTGATAAGATTAGAGAAAGGGGCTTGCTCTCATATAAACAGATCTATCATGTCTAAGGGGGCTTTCGCCATTCTTTATGGCCAACATTTGAAATGCTACATAAGGGATCCTGAG GTAACCCTTGGGAGACAAACAGGAGAGGTACATGTTGATATCGATTTGGGAAAGGAAGGGAAGGCAAATAAAATATCCCGTCGACAG GCAGTTATCAAGATGGATGATGGTGGATCTTTCTGCATAAAAAATATTGGGAAGTGTTCAATTTTTGTGAATAGCAAAGAAGTACCATTTAACAAACGTATCAGCTTAATTTCAGACTCATTACTTGAG ATAAGGAACATGAAATTCATTTTTCACGTGAACCATGATGCTGTAAAGCAACACATAGCACGAACTAGACGTGGAAGATCCCGAGGCGAGATCACAGCATTTGATTGGAATCAGAACCCATAA
- the LOC117842855 gene encoding uncharacterized protein has protein sequence MDAKKFLQLVEEKEKRILEKKEAPLKWEQKLEAAAKAKADAEAKAKKVKSRKHRKRGDSSSDSDSDSDSDVDRKHRKRKDHKRNRKHGHSDSDDARRRKRRSNRRSSDSSDEGNSECESGSEDERRRKKHSHRRRHHRHSSRSDSEDYSSDEEEWRSTKKDHSRSRRRRHRSSDDDSDSEGKVRSRHRKRQRSSDEDAPSDSNNHKHHKSRSLEESSDERAADESEKMRNGKRSHKNSHHHHCHHRHHHHERSSSSAEPNDDQKALEGDSAD, from the coding sequence ATGGATGCCAAGAAGTTCCTGCAGCTGGTcgaagagaaggaaaagaggaTCCTCGAGAAGAAAGAAGCACCACTGAAATGGGAGCAGAAACTGGAAGCAGCAGCTAAAGCAAAGGCAGATGCAGAAGCCAAGGCGAAGAAAGTTAAGTCAAGAAAGCACAGGAAGAGAGGGGATTCTTCCTCAGACTCCGATAGTGACTCTGACAGTGATGTTGATCGGAAACACAGGAAGAGGAAGGACCACAAAAGGAACAGGAAACATGGTCATTCAGACTCTGACGATGCCAGGAGACGCAAGCGGAGGTCGAATAGGAGGAGCTCAGACTCAAGTGATGAGGGCAACAGTGAATGTGAGAGTGGGTCTGAAGATGAACGCAGAAGGAAGAAGCACTCACACAGAAGAAGACACCATAGACATTCATCAAGGTCAGATTCTGAAGACTATAGCAGTGATGAGGAAGAGTGGAGATCGACCAAGAAGGACCACTCTAGGAGCCGGAGACGCCGTCATCGATCATCAGATGATGACTCTGACTCCGAGGGCAAGGTCAGGTCTAGACACAGGAAGCGTCAGAGATCTAGTGACGAAGACGCACCATCAGATTCCAATAACCATAAGCATCACAAGAGCCGCTCCTTGGAGGAGTCTTCTGATGAAAGAGCTGCGGATGAATCAGAGAAGATGAGAAATGGCAAAAGGTCTCACAAGAATAGCCACCACCATCACTGTCACCATCGGCACCACCATCATGAACGCAGTAGTAGTTCTGCAGAACCTAACGACGACCAGAAAGCCCTTGAAGGTGACAGCGCAGACTGA